In Cupriavidus taiwanensis, the following are encoded in one genomic region:
- a CDS encoding M48 family metallopeptidase, whose amino-acid sequence MFTIVFLAALVLMVLTKLWLAARQVRHVAQHRHAVPARFADTISLASHQKAADYTIARTRLSMLEVLAGAAVLIAFTMLGGLQWLNQFWLEAFGPGYAYGVALVASVAVIGGLVDLPFSLYGQFGIEQRFGFNKMTFGLWLVDLVKMLLVASALGLPLLLAVLWLMDRAGSLWWVWTWLVWMAFNLFLLVVFPTFIAPLFNKFEPLDDASLRQRIERLMQRCGFASKGLFVMDGSKRSAHGNAYFTGFGAAKRIVFFDTLLARLSGDEIEAVLAHELGHFKRRHVAKRIVVTFALSLVFLALLGWLATRSWFYTGLGVAPNLGVSNSALALVLFFLTLPVFTFLLGPLSSQSSRRHEFEADAFAADQTDANHLVSALVKLYKDNASTLTPDPLYSAFYYSHPPAAQRIDRLLAHA is encoded by the coding sequence CGACACCATCAGCCTGGCCTCGCACCAGAAGGCGGCTGACTACACCATCGCCCGCACGCGGCTGTCGATGCTTGAAGTGCTGGCCGGCGCCGCGGTGCTGATCGCCTTCACCATGCTGGGCGGGCTGCAGTGGCTCAACCAGTTCTGGCTGGAAGCCTTCGGCCCGGGCTATGCCTACGGCGTGGCGCTGGTCGCCAGCGTGGCGGTGATCGGCGGCCTGGTCGACCTGCCGTTCTCGCTGTATGGCCAGTTCGGCATCGAGCAGCGCTTCGGCTTCAACAAGATGACCTTCGGGCTGTGGCTGGTCGACCTGGTCAAGATGCTGCTGGTGGCCAGCGCGCTGGGCCTGCCGCTGCTGCTGGCGGTGCTGTGGCTGATGGACCGCGCCGGCTCGCTGTGGTGGGTGTGGACCTGGCTGGTGTGGATGGCCTTCAACCTGTTCCTGCTGGTGGTGTTCCCCACCTTTATCGCGCCGCTGTTCAACAAGTTCGAGCCGCTCGACGACGCCTCGCTGCGCCAGCGCATCGAGCGCCTGATGCAGCGCTGCGGCTTTGCCAGCAAGGGGCTGTTCGTGATGGACGGCAGCAAGCGCAGCGCGCACGGCAATGCGTACTTCACCGGCTTCGGCGCCGCCAAGCGCATCGTCTTCTTCGACACGCTGCTGGCGCGCCTGTCCGGCGACGAGATCGAGGCGGTGCTGGCGCACGAGCTGGGCCACTTCAAGCGCCGCCACGTGGCCAAGCGCATCGTCGTGACCTTCGCGCTGAGCCTGGTGTTCCTGGCGCTGCTGGGCTGGCTGGCCACGCGCAGCTGGTTCTACACCGGGCTGGGGGTGGCGCCCAACCTGGGCGTGTCCAACAGCGCGCTGGCGCTGGTGCTGTTCTTCCTGACGCTGCCGGTGTTCACCTTCCTGCTGGGGCCGCTGTCGAGCCAGTCGTCGCGCCGCCATGAATTCGAGGCCGACGCCTTTGCCGCCGACCAGACCGACGCCAACCACCTGGTCTCGGCGCTGGTCAAGCTGTACAAGGACAACGCCTCGACGCTGACGCCCGACCCGCTCTACAGCGCCTTCTACTACTCGCATCCGCCCGCCGCGCAGCGGATCGACCGCCTGCTGGCGCACGCATGA